One Diospyros lotus cultivar Yz01 chromosome 1, ASM1463336v1, whole genome shotgun sequence genomic window carries:
- the LOC127797871 gene encoding phosphatidylinositol 4-phosphate 5-kinase 6-like, translating to MNKDLASIVKAWEYARVRKKRSNSICATMSVAPADEGDEGDADDDLAVKVLPNGDMYMGQWVDNLPHGQGKYLWTDGCMYFGEWFNGKTNGKGRFSWPSGATYEGEFKNGYMDGQGTYTGAEGATYRGSWAMNLKEGKGTKMFFNGDYYEGEWQKGLPDGKGRYHWSNGNHYIGQWRNGIMNGNGTMIWANGNRYDGFWEDGFPKGNGTFRWGDGSFYVGMWSKDAKEQTGTYYPAGSQVEQNDWDPQQVFLEDLSDCKICPGEKISVFPSEKMLNPGDVEGESVQKQPACRPPKGGETKGRTSVDGRLSNGGANSLESDADGGADPVDGCLEAGKEAEEGMGSLQLDDVDLSGGTKPHQIRIQQPRRQGVTISRGHKNYDLMLNLQLGIRHSVGRPAPATSLDLKPSAFDPKEKVWTKFPPEGSKNTPPHQSCEFRWKDYCPLVFRSLRKLFKVDPADYMLSICGNDALRELSSPGKSGSFFYLTNDDKYMIKTMRKAEAKVLIRMLPAYYNHVRSFENTLITKYFGLHCVKLTGSTQRKVRFVIMGNLFCTEYPIHRRFDLKGSSLGRTTDKAEDEIDATTTLKDLDLNFLFRLQEDWFQEFCRQVDRDCDLLEQERIMDYSLLVGIHFRGITPYTREDLNEEGRTSGVHTPAGSRDPANDEAASKAEMDQFLCDPDRLASLRLGESMPARAEQTVRSIGENGEVQLIGEPTGELYDVILFFGIIDILQDYDISKKLEHAYKSIQYDPTSISAVDPKQYSRRFRDFVFKVFAEDG from the exons ATGAACAAGGATTTGGCGAGCATTGTGAAGGCCTGGGAGTACGCCAGAGTCCGGAAGAAAAGATCCAACAGCATATGCGCAACAATGTCGGTTGCCCCCGCCGACGAAGGCGACGAGGGCGACGCCGACGATGACCTGGCTGTGAAGGTCCTGCCCAACGGCGACATGTACATGGGCCAGTGGGTTGATAACCTCCCCCACGGTCAGGGAAAGTACTTGTGGACAGACGGCTGTATGTACTTTGGTGAATGGTTCAACGGCAAGACCAATGGCAAGGGCAGATTCAGCTGGCCCTCTGGCGCCACCTATGAGGGGGAATTCAAGAATGGCTATATGGATGGCCAGGGGACTTATACTGGGGCAGAAGGGGCCACTTACAGAGGCTCTTGGGCAATGAATTTGAAGGAGGGGAAGGGGACTAAGATGTTTTTCAATGGGGATTACTATGAAGGGGAGTGGCAGAAGGGGTTGCCGGATGGAAAGGGAAGGTACCATTGGAGCAATGGGAACCATTATATCGGGCAATGGAGGAATGGGATCATGAATGGAAATGGAACCATGATTTGGGCTAACGGGAATAGGTATGATGGGTTTTGGGAGGATGGGTTTCCTAAGGGGAATGGGACATTCAGATGGGGTGATGGGAGTTTCTATGTGGGGATGTGGAGTAAGGATGCCAAAGAGCAGACGGGGACTTATTACCCGGCAGGATCACAGGTTGAGCAGAATGATTGGGATCCCCAGCAGGTgtttttggaggatttgagTGATTGTAAGATCTGTCCTGGTGAGAAGATCTCTGTGTTCCCTTCCGAGAAGATGCTTAATCCGGGTGATGTTGAAGGCGAGTCGGTGCAGAAGCAGCCCGCGTGTAGACCTCCAAAAGGAGGTGAAACAAAGGGGAGGACTTCTGTGGATGGGAGGCTGAGCAATGGTGGGGCAAACAGTTTGGAATCGGATGCTGATGGTGGCGCTGATCCTGTTGATGGATGTTTAGAGGCAGGGAAAGAGGCTGAAGAAGGCATGGGAAGCCTCCAACTTGATGATGTGGATTTGTCCGGGGGAACCAAACCACATCAGATCAGAATTCAGCAACCGAGGAGACAAGGGGTGACAATATCTAGGGGACATAAAAATTATGACCTCATGCTCAATCTGCAACTTGGAATAAG ACATTCTGTTGGAAGACCAGCTCcagctacatctcttgatttGAAGCCTTCAGCTTTTGATCCTAAGGAGAAAGTATGGACCAAATTTCCACCTGAAGGATCAAAAAATACTCCACCTCACCAGTCTTGTGAATTCAGATGGAAGGATTACTGTCCATTGGTTTTCAG GTCTCTGAGAAAATTGTTCAAGGTGGACCCAGCTGATTACATGTTGTCCATCTGCGGTAATGATGCCCTTCGCGAGCTCTCATCCCCTGGAAAAAGCGGAAGCTTCTTTTACTTAACCAATGATGACAAGTACATGATAAAGACAATGAGGAAGGCAGAAGCTAAA GTTTTAATTAGGATGCTTCCAGCTTACTATAATCATGTCCGATCTTTTGAGAATACTCTTATCACCAAATATTTTGGCCTTCATTGTGTGAAATTGACAGGGTCTACCCAGAGGAAG GTGCGATTTGTTATAATGGGAAATCTGTTCTGTACTGAGTACCCTATTCATCGACGTTTTGACTTAAAAGGTTCTTCCCTTGGCCGTACAACTGATAAAGCTGAGGATGAAATTGATGCAACGACAACCCTTAAGGACCTTgatctcaattttcttttccgACTGCAGGAAGATTGGTTCCAAGAATTTTGCAG GCAAGTGGACAGGGACTGTGACTTGCTTGAACAGGAGAGAATCATGGACTACAGTCTTTTGGTTGGTATACACTTTAGAGGAATTACTCCATATACTAGAGAAGACCTCAATGAAGAGGGTCGTACTTCTGGAGTCCACACTCCTGCTG GTAGCAGAGACCCTGCTAATGATGAAGCAGCTTCAAAAGCAGAAATGGATCAGTTTCTCTGTGACCCTGACCG GTTGGCGTCCCTCAGATTAGGCGAAAGCATGCCAGCACGGGCTGAGCAGACAGTGAGAAGCATCGGTGAAAATGGCGAGGTTCAGTTAATTGGAGAACCAACAGGAGAGTTATACGATGTCATCCTTTTCTTTGGTATAATAGATATACTACAGGATTACGACATTAGCAAGAAGCTTGAGCACGCATACAAGTCAATCCAATATGACCCAACTTCAATATCTGCTGTTGATCCAAAGCAATACTCCAGACGTTTCCGCGATTTCGTCTTCAAAGTTTTTGCAGAAGACGGTTAA